The following are from one region of the Trichocoleus sp. genome:
- the crtD gene encoding C-3',4' desaturase CrtD: MGSKHDRVIVIGAGIGGLTAAALLAHQGYSVLVLDQAIVPGGCASTFQRQGFTFDVGATQVAGLEPGGIHHRIFAELAIEPPAATPCDPACAVFLPGETEPIHVWRDPEQWKAERQRQFPGSEPFWQLMANLFQHSWAFQARDPILPPRSFWDLRQLVQAVRPDTLLTLPHTFSTVGQVLRWYGLGQDHRLRTFLDMQLKLYSQVEAEDTALLYAATALGVSQEPQGLFHLQGSMQALSDRLVAALERDGGRLLMRHTVEQIQIEGNAAKAVTIRNQKTGAVWTESADQIVANVTVQNLVQLLGDQAPQGYQQRVEKLPPSSGAFVIYLGVKQTAIPANCPPHLQFKYEDEGPIAENNSLFVSVSKPGDGRAPEGYATIIASSFTNPAQWWEAEEGSKKETRGGRENYRRLKEQYTQEAIERLSRYFNLTPETIVLMEAGTPRTFARYTGRDQGIVGGIGQRIPTFGPFGFANRTPIDQLWLVGDSTHPGEGTAGVSYSALTVVRQIAAEAAAESRIR; this comes from the coding sequence ATGGGCAGTAAGCACGATCGAGTCATTGTGATTGGGGCAGGGATTGGGGGCTTAACTGCAGCTGCCCTTTTGGCGCATCAAGGCTATTCTGTTCTGGTCTTGGATCAAGCGATCGTGCCGGGAGGCTGTGCTTCGACGTTTCAGCGGCAAGGCTTTACGTTTGATGTGGGCGCAACTCAGGTTGCTGGGTTAGAACCGGGTGGTATTCATCACCGCATCTTTGCTGAACTGGCGATCGAGCCACCTGCTGCAACACCTTGTGATCCTGCCTGTGCCGTTTTTTTGCCTGGAGAAACAGAGCCAATTCACGTCTGGCGTGATCCGGAGCAGTGGAAAGCAGAACGACAGCGGCAGTTTCCGGGCAGCGAACCCTTCTGGCAACTGATGGCGAATTTATTTCAACACAGTTGGGCGTTTCAGGCGCGCGATCCAATCCTGCCGCCGCGCAGTTTTTGGGATCTGAGGCAGTTGGTTCAGGCAGTCCGACCTGATACGCTGCTGACGCTGCCGCATACTTTTTCAACAGTCGGTCAGGTGTTGCGCTGGTATGGGTTAGGACAGGATCACCGCCTCAGAACTTTTCTGGATATGCAGCTGAAGCTTTATTCGCAGGTTGAGGCAGAAGACACTGCACTCCTTTATGCTGCTACTGCGTTAGGGGTTTCTCAGGAGCCGCAAGGGCTATTTCACTTGCAGGGTAGTATGCAGGCGTTGAGCGATCGACTTGTCGCAGCCTTAGAGCGAGATGGCGGTCGGCTGTTGATGCGCCATACCGTAGAGCAAATTCAGATAGAAGGGAATGCGGCAAAAGCGGTAACCATTCGGAACCAGAAAACTGGAGCAGTCTGGACGGAATCTGCTGATCAAATCGTTGCCAATGTCACGGTGCAGAATTTAGTGCAGCTTTTAGGCGATCAGGCTCCTCAGGGCTATCAGCAGCGAGTCGAGAAGCTTCCCCCTTCCTCTGGGGCATTTGTGATTTATCTGGGCGTGAAACAGACAGCCATTCCGGCAAATTGTCCGCCTCATTTGCAGTTTAAGTATGAGGATGAAGGACCGATCGCTGAAAATAATTCCCTATTTGTTTCCGTCAGCAAACCGGGGGATGGGCGTGCTCCAGAGGGCTATGCCACGATCATTGCTTCTTCGTTTACGAATCCGGCTCAGTGGTGGGAAGCGGAGGAAGGTAGCAAAAAAGAGACAAGAGGAGGAAGAGAGAATTATCGGCGGCTGAAGGAGCAATATACGCAGGAGGCGATCGAGCGATTGTCGCGGTATTTTAACCTGACGCCAGAAACGATCGTGCTGATGGAAGCCGGAACACCTCGAACCTTTGCGCGATATACCGGGCGCGATCAGGGAATTGTGGGTGGAATTGGACAGCGGATTCCGACGTTTGGTCCTTTTGGGTTTGCCAATCGTACGCCGATCGATCAGCTCTGGCTGGTGGGAGACTCGACGCATCCGGGGGAAGGAACGGCTGGCGTCAGCTATTCTGCTCTAACGGTTGTGCGACAGATTGCTGCCGAAGCTGCTGCGGAATCCAGAATTAGATAA
- the cutA gene encoding divalent-cation tolerance protein CutA, with protein MVQNDKNYGIVLVTAASQTEAETIAEALVQSHLAACVSMTPIRSIYTWEGKVHRDQEWQLTIKTELTQFDQIAAKVHQIHSYEVPEIIAIPILQGSESYLRWITEQVQQA; from the coding sequence ATGGTTCAAAATGATAAAAATTATGGAATTGTATTAGTTACAGCCGCTTCTCAAACGGAAGCCGAAACAATTGCAGAAGCATTAGTGCAATCTCATCTTGCAGCTTGCGTTAGTATGACGCCGATTCGATCGATCTATACCTGGGAAGGTAAAGTTCATCGTGATCAGGAATGGCAACTCACCATCAAAACAGAATTAACTCAGTTTGATCAAATTGCTGCAAAAGTTCATCAAATCCATTCTTATGAAGTACCTGAAATTATTGCCATTCCTATTCTTCAAGGATCAGAATCCTATCTTCGCTGGATTACAGAACAGGTACAGCAAGCTTGA
- a CDS encoding zinc metalloprotease encodes MTHGLPPRRTCGTMPVHYRLLTTDLDYARNRRTLENTTIDRVERGEISRRGITTIPVVVHVVYNSSNPEQNISDEQIKSQIDVLNRDFRLRNSDIDSVPAPFRPKAADARVEFVLASQDPSGNATNGITRTATTVTAFESDDRVKSAATGGADAWASDRYLNLWVCALNGLLGYAQFPGGPAATDGVVINYQAFGTVGTATAPYNLGRTATHEIGHWLNLRHIWGDDGNGCNGSDFVRDTPNQAGPNYGKPNFPRVTCNNAPNGDMFMNYMDYTDDAAMIMFTAGQVRRMQAALDTARASIGTTRLVSRDMGEPVF; translated from the coding sequence ATGACACATGGCTTACCGCCTCGACGCACTTGTGGCACAATGCCCGTTCACTATCGACTGCTGACAACTGATCTCGACTATGCCCGCAACAGGCGCACACTTGAGAACACAACGATCGATCGAGTTGAACGAGGGGAGATTAGCAGACGGGGGATTACAACGATTCCGGTTGTGGTTCATGTGGTTTATAACAGCAGCAATCCAGAACAAAACATTTCAGACGAGCAAATTAAAAGTCAGATTGACGTTTTAAATCGAGATTTTCGCTTGCGTAATTCAGATATTGACTCGGTTCCAGCCCCTTTTCGCCCCAAGGCTGCCGATGCTCGCGTTGAGTTTGTTTTAGCCAGTCAAGATCCATCTGGCAATGCAACTAACGGCATTACTCGCACCGCAACTACGGTCACAGCTTTTGAGAGTGACGATCGAGTCAAATCTGCGGCAACGGGTGGGGCTGATGCTTGGGCAAGCGATCGGTATTTGAATCTCTGGGTCTGTGCATTAAATGGGCTGCTCGGATATGCTCAGTTTCCGGGTGGGCCTGCCGCTACAGATGGCGTTGTCATTAACTATCAAGCATTTGGCACAGTTGGCACCGCAACTGCTCCTTATAATTTAGGAAGAACCGCAACGCATGAAATTGGGCACTGGCTCAACCTGCGTCATATTTGGGGTGATGATGGCAACGGCTGTAATGGCAGCGATTTTGTCCGTGATACGCCCAATCAAGCCGGACCAAACTATGGCAAACCCAATTTTCCCCGTGTCACCTGCAATAATGCTCCAAATGGTGACATGTTTATGAACTACATGGACTACACCGATGATGCAGCCATGATTATGTTTACTGCCGGACAGGTACGACGAATGCAGGCAGCGCTAGACACAGCCCGCGCTAGCATTGGTACAACCCGCTTAGTCAGCAGGGACATGGGTGAGCCTGTCTTTTAG
- the rtcA gene encoding RNA 3'-terminal phosphate cyclase, whose protein sequence is MLQIDGSYGEGGGQILRTSLSLAAITGQPIRIDRIRANRKTPGLGIQHLTGVRAIAEICLAQVEGDALGSTTLEFVPTSASRPGQYRIDVEETLGRGSAGATTLILQTVLLPLALVQGESKLWLKGGTHVAWSPSATYIEQVYLPMLRSMGVEASLHLKAWGWYPQGNGEIEVQIQGTTEPLQGIVCLERGELQQVQGLAVVTELPSHIPQRMASRAQNLLQQANLKANVQPLRARGIAPGAGIFLTAEYEQSRAGFGAVGKLGLAAEKVAELAVQDLLIFHQTDAPIDPHLADQLLLPAALAATPTQYRVAEITLHLQTNAWVIEQFGLAKVTIDPATQIITVMPAHAPPMSS, encoded by the coding sequence ATGCTTCAAATCGATGGTTCTTATGGAGAAGGGGGAGGACAAATACTCCGAACCAGCCTCAGCTTAGCCGCGATCACAGGACAGCCGATCCGGATCGATCGCATTCGGGCAAATCGGAAGACGCCAGGCTTGGGGATTCAGCATTTAACGGGAGTCAGGGCGATCGCTGAAATTTGCCTCGCTCAGGTTGAGGGGGATGCGCTGGGTTCAACAACGCTAGAGTTTGTGCCAACTTCGGCTTCGCGCCCCGGACAATACAGAATTGACGTCGAGGAAACGCTGGGCAGAGGTTCAGCCGGGGCAACAACGCTCATTCTCCAAACGGTTTTGCTGCCGCTGGCATTGGTGCAGGGTGAGTCGAAACTGTGGCTAAAAGGTGGAACGCACGTTGCCTGGAGCCCCTCAGCGACGTACATCGAGCAGGTTTACTTGCCCATGCTGCGATCGATGGGAGTAGAAGCATCGCTGCATCTCAAAGCCTGGGGCTGGTATCCGCAAGGTAATGGCGAAATTGAAGTGCAAATTCAGGGAACAACTGAGCCGCTACAAGGAATAGTTTGTTTAGAGCGAGGGGAGCTACAGCAAGTGCAGGGTTTAGCTGTCGTGACAGAACTGCCGTCTCATATCCCCCAACGAATGGCAAGTCGGGCGCAAAATCTCCTCCAGCAGGCAAACCTGAAAGCGAATGTTCAACCTCTACGAGCGCGAGGCATTGCCCCAGGAGCCGGAATTTTTCTCACTGCTGAATATGAGCAGAGCCGTGCCGGATTTGGTGCTGTGGGGAAGCTAGGTTTAGCCGCCGAAAAAGTCGCAGAACTGGCAGTGCAAGACCTCCTCATATTTCACCAGACGGATGCCCCGATCGATCCACATCTTGCCGATCAACTGCTGCTCCCGGCAGCCCTGGCAGCAACCCCAACGCAGTACCGAGTCGCTGAAATTACGCTTCATTTGCAAACGAATGCCTGGGTTATTGAGCAATTTGGTTTAGCGAAAGTGACGATCGATCCAGCAACGCAAATCATTACGGTGATGCCTGCTCACGCTCCGCCGATGTCCAGCTAG